The Kitasatospora setae KM-6054 genome contains a region encoding:
- a CDS encoding MaoC family dehydratase, translated as MTVAVRFDEVQVGTELPARSFPVTRATLVQYAGASGDFNPIHWNEKFALEVGLPDVIAHGMFTMAEAVRVVTDWVGDPAAVVEYGVRFTKPVVVPNDGVGATIEVAAKVAALLEDNRVRVDIVATSAGQKVLGMARAVVRLS; from the coding sequence GTGACCGTGGCGGTCCGTTTCGATGAGGTCCAGGTCGGCACCGAGCTGCCGGCCCGGTCGTTCCCGGTCACCCGGGCGACGTTGGTGCAGTACGCCGGTGCCTCCGGGGACTTCAACCCGATCCACTGGAACGAGAAGTTCGCCCTGGAGGTCGGCCTCCCGGACGTCATCGCGCACGGCATGTTCACCATGGCCGAGGCCGTGCGGGTGGTGACCGACTGGGTCGGCGACCCGGCCGCGGTGGTCGAGTACGGCGTCCGGTTCACCAAGCCGGTGGTCGTCCCCAACGACGGCGTGGGCGCGACCATCGAGGTCGCCGCGAAGGTCGCCGCGCTGCTGGAGGACAACAGGGTGCGGGTCGACATCGTCGCGACCAGCGCGGGGCAGAAGGTCCTGGGCATGGCCCGGGCGGTCGTCCGGCTGAGCTGA
- a CDS encoding MaoC family dehydratase N-terminal domain-containing protein has translation MPLDPSFIGRTYPPTEPYEVGREKIREFAVAIGDANPAYVDQEAAKALGHPDVIAPLTFPFMLSFRAAAQVVEDPELGLDYSRVVHGDQKFVYTRPVRAGDRLSVTISIDAIKSLAGNEVLTIRGEVGDVSGEHVVTSIMTLVARAAEAGGE, from the coding sequence ATGCCGCTCGACCCCTCGTTCATCGGGCGGACCTACCCGCCCACCGAGCCGTACGAGGTCGGCCGGGAGAAGATCCGCGAGTTCGCCGTCGCGATCGGTGACGCGAACCCGGCGTACGTCGACCAGGAGGCCGCGAAGGCGCTCGGGCACCCGGACGTCATCGCCCCGCTGACCTTCCCGTTCATGCTGAGCTTCCGGGCGGCCGCGCAGGTCGTCGAGGACCCCGAGCTCGGGCTGGACTACAGCCGGGTGGTGCACGGCGACCAGAAGTTCGTCTACACCCGTCCGGTCCGGGCCGGCGACCGGCTCTCGGTCACGATCTCGATCGACGCGATCAAGTCGCTGGCGGGCAACGAGGTGCTGACCATCCGCGGCGAGGTGGGCGACGTGAGTGGCGAGCACGTGGTGACGTCGATCATGACGCTGGTGGCGCGCGCCGCCGAAGCCGGAGGGGAGTGA
- the rpmG gene encoding 50S ribosomal protein L33 encodes MAATDVRPKITLACVECKERNYITKKNRRNDPDRLEMKKHCPRCNSHTAHRETR; translated from the coding sequence GTGGCTGCCACCGACGTCCGCCCGAAGATCACGCTGGCCTGCGTGGAGTGCAAGGAGCGGAACTACATCACCAAGAAGAACCGGCGTAACGACCCGGACCGTCTTGAGATGAAGAAGCACTGCCCGCGTTGCAACTCTCACACGGCGCACCGCGAAACCCGCTGA